The genomic stretch CATCGGCGGCTCGGCGGTGCTCACCGCCGTCAACAGCTACCTCCTGGTCAAGGCCGACTTCGTGGACGCCGCCCGGGCCGAGGTGTGGATCGCCGGCTCGCTCGACGGCCGCGAGTGGTCCCAGGTGTGGCCGCTGGTCGTCGCCTGTGCGGTGCTCATGCCGCTGCTGCTGACGCAGGGCCGGGCGCTGCGGATCACCGAGATGGGCGATGACACCGCCCGCGCGCTCGGCGTACGGACCGAACGGACCCGGCTGGTCGTCGTCCTGGCGTCGGTGCTGCTCACCGCCTCGGCGACGGCCGCCGCCGGCCCCATCGCCTTCATCGCGCTCACCGCGCCCCAGCTCGCCCGGCGGCTGACCCGCTCACCCGGCGTCTCGCTGCTGCCCTCCGCGCTCATGGGCGCGGTGCTGCTGGTGGCCGCGGACTGGGCCGCCCAGCGCGCCTTCGGCTCCGGCCAGGTGCCCGTCGGGGTGCCCACGGCGGTCCTGGGCGGCGGCTACCTGCTGTGGCTGCTGGTCAGCGAGCGGCGGGCGGGACGGGTATGAGCGCGCGAAGCCGGGGGAGTCAGGGCAACCGGGGCAGCCGGGGCAACCAGGGAGGCTGGGCCGGACGGCGCCAGCAGGTCGGTCGAGGAGAGGGAACGTCCGCATGATCCGCCAGAGCGACAGGTCGACACAGCGGGTGGGCGCACAGCCGGTGCCGAGCACCGGGAGCCGGCTGCTCGCCGAGCAGGTCACCCTCGCCTACGACCAGCGGGTGGTGGCCGAGAACCTGTCGGTGGCCATCCCCGACCGTTCCTTCACCGTCATCGTCGGACCCAACGCGTGCGGCAAGTCGACACTGCTGCGCGCCCTCGCCCGGCTGCTGAGGCCTGCCGAGGGCCGGGTCCTGCTCGACGGCCGCGCCATCGGCTCGCAGCCGGCCAAGAACGTGGCCAGGACGCTCGGCCTGCTCCCGCAGAGCTCCGTGGCGCCGGACGGCATCACCGTCTCCGGGCTGGTGGCCCGTGGCCGCTACCCCCACCAGGGGCTGCTGCGCCAGTGGTCGCCCGACGACGAGCGGATCGTCCAGGAGTCGATGGCGGCCACCGGAGTGGCCGAACTGGCGGACCGACATGTCGACGAACTCTCCGGCGGCCAGCGGCAGCGGGTGTGGATAGCCATGGCGCTGGCCCAGCAGACCCCGCTGCTCCTCCTCGACGAGCCCACCACCTACCTGGACATCCAGCACCAGATCGACGTACTCGACCTGTGCGCGGACCTGCACGAGCAGCACGGGCGCACCCTGGTGGCGGTGCTGCACGACCTCAACCAGGCCGCGCGGTACGCCAGCCACATCATCGCCATGCGCGACGGCCGGGTCGCCGCCGAGGGCCGGCCTGCTGACGTCATCACGGCCGAGCTGGTCGAGGAGGTCTTCCGGGTGCGCTGCCGTGTCGTCGAGGACCCGGAGACCGGTACGCCGCTGGTGGTGCCCGCCGCCCGCCGCCGCCCCGGGGCGGGCACCGCCACCCCGGACGGCACTCCGGCTGCGGCAGCTCCGGCTGCGGCAGTCCCGGCTACAGCAGCGAGCGCAGCCGCAGCACGTCCCGAAGGCCCGCCTGCACCCTGACCCGGCCCGAGCCCCACGCCTTCGCGAAGTCCAGCCGGCCGGCGACCAGGTCCACCAGGTCGTCGCCGGTCATCTCCAGCCGGATCTGCGCCCGGTCGGCGGGGACGCCGGGCACCGCCGCCACGTCGTGGATGCCGCCCCGGGCCAGCCGGCCGGTGAAGGTGGTGTCCAGGTCGGTGATGCGGCAGCTGAGCGAGCGGTCCAACTGGACGGCCTGCCGGACCCCCTCCTGCGCCGTGGCCAGGTTCGCCGACAGGACGTCGAGCGCGGCGCGGCACTCCTCAAGCGTGGCCATCGGCTGGATCTCTCCCGGTCCTCGTCCCGGTCGGGCGGTACGTCCGGATGACGGTACCGCAGGGGCCCGTCAGCGGGGCGCGACCTCATGAGGCGGTAGCGTCGTGAGCGCATGCGTCAGCGTGCGTTGCGAGCGTCGACGGCGAGGCGAGGAGTGAGAGCGATGAGGGACGCGTTGCGGACCTGTCTGCAGATCGCGGGCGGCCTGACCGAGGCCACCCGGCGCCGTGCCACCGAGGCGGCCAAGGAGCTGTGCGACCAGGCCGGTGTCGACCCGGAGGCCCTGAAGCGGGACGTCCGGGAGCGGATCGAGGCGGTCGTCCCGGCCGAGGTGCAGACGCTGGCCGACGAACTGCTGGCCGCGGGACGGGCCAACCGCGACCTGCTGCTCGGTATCGCCAAGGAGGAAGTCGACAAGGCGATGGACCGGGTCTCCCGGCTCGCCGACGACATCACCAAGGTGGGCGTGGTCCTGGAGACGCTGGAGCGGCGCATCAGGAACCTGGAGGGCACCGAGGGCACCGAGGGCACCAAGGACGCCGAGGACGCCGAGGACATCGGGAAGGGGACGGGGACGGCCCGGCCGCACGCCGGCGAGTCCGGCCCGGCGGGACGGGGCGGTGCGCCCCGGCCGCCCCACCGGCCCGCGGCGGCCCCTCACCGGCCCGGCCGCGCCCGACCGGGTGCCGCGACGCCGCCTCCGCGCCCGGCGCGGCGGCCGGCGCCGCCCGTGCAGCACGTCCCCCTTGAGGACGAGCCGCCCACCGGAGCCTCCTCGGTGGCCAACCCGCGCCGCGTGTCGGCCGAGGGCGCGCCGGACGTGCCGCACGGGACGGGCACGGCGAAGAAGACCGCCGCGAAGAAGACCGCCGCGAAGAAGACGGCGGCGAAGAAGACGGCGGCGAAGGAGACGGCGGCGGCGAAGAAGGCTCCGGCGAAGAAGACCGCCCCCGCACGGCCCTCCGGAGCGGCGGACACCGGGTCAGCCGCCAAGAAGACCGCGCAGAAGAAGACCGCGGCGAAGAAGACGACGGCGGCCAAGAAGACCACCGCCAAGACGACGACGGCCAAGAGGACGGCGAGCGCGGCCGGGACGGCGGCTCAGGCGGGTGCCGAAGCCCCGACGGAGGCCGCGGGTCCGGACGCCGCCGCCGTGAAGAAGGCCGCAGCGGCGAAGAAGAGCACCGCCGCGAGGACGACGGGCGCCGCGAAGAAGGCCGCGACGGCCTCGGCCTCGGGTACCTCCGCCGGCCCGACCGCCGGGAGGGCGCCCGCGAAGAGCGCGGCGGCCAAGAAGCCCGCGGGGGCGGTGAAGAAGACGGCGAAGAGGGCGGCCGCTTCCACGGGTACCTCCCGTGCGGCCGGCGGCGCCGGGAGAACCGCTCCGGGCGGGGCCGCCGCCGACCGGCCCGCCGACCGCCCGGACGACGACGCCTGACACCGCCGTGCGACACCGGCGCGTGACTCCGGTGACGGCGCCGGGCGGGCCGCCGGCGGAGCCCGCCCGTGGACGAACGAGACTGAGCGAGAGCGATGAGTGAGACCTACGACCTGCCCGGGGTGACCCCGGCGCCGGCGCCCGATCCGGCCTCGGTGCCGGAGCCTGTCTCCGGAGCCGGGGCGGAGGAAGCCGGGGCGGTGCCCGAGCAGCGCCCCGAACCCCTTGGGGTGACGGTCGAGCCGACGGGGAATGCTGACGTCGACGCGGCCGTTGAGCGGCTGGGGGATGCCGACGAACTGCCGACCGCCGCGCACATCGAGGTCTACGAGGACGTGCACGCGGGGCTGCGGCAGGCACTCGCGGCACTTGACGAGAACAGGGGCTGAACCACACGTGGCACGACGCCGACTCGACGCCGAGCTGGTGCGCCGGAGTCTTGCGCGCTCCCGGGAGCACGCGAGCCAGTTGATCGCCGCCGGGCGGGTGACCGTGGGCGGCGCCACCGCGACCAAGCCGGCCACCCAGGTGGAGACCAGCGCCGCGCTGGTCGTCGCCGAGGACCTGGACGCACCCGAGTACGTATCGCGCGGCGGGCACAAGCTCGCCGGCGCGCTGGAGGCCTTCGTACCGCGCGGCCTGGCCGTGGCGGGCCGTCGGGCGCTGGACGCCGGCGCGTCCACCGGCGGCTTCACCGACGTGCTGCTGCGCGCCGGCGTCGCCGAGGTGGTGGCCGTCGACGTCGGCTACGGTCAGCTCGCCTGGTCCCTGCAGAGCGACCCGCGGGTCGTCGTCAAGGACCGCACCAACGTTCGGGAGCTCACCCCGGAGGCGATCGGCGGGCGGCGGGTCGACGTCGTGGTGGGCGACCTGTCGTTCATCCCGCTCGGGCTGGTGCTGCCCGCCCTGGTGGGGTGCGCGGAGCCCGACGCCGACCTGGTGCTGATGGTCAAGCCGCAGTTCGAGGTGGGCCGGGAGCGACTGGGCAGTGGCGGCGTGGTGCGCAGCACCCAGCTGCGCGCGGAGAGCGTCAAGAAGGTGGCCGGTCAGGCCGCCGAGCTGGGCCTGGGCGTCCTCGGGGTGACGGCGAGTCCGCTGCCCGGGCCGTCCGGGAACGTGGAGTACTTCCTCTGGATGCGGTCCGGCGCCCCCGCGCTCGACCCGGCGGAGGCCGACCGTGCCGTGGCGGAGGGGCCGAGGTGAACGTGGTGCCGGTGCAGAGCCAGGCGCAGGAGGAGTCGGGTGCCGCGCGCACCGTCTTCCTGCTCACCCACACCGGACGGGAGTCCGCCGTCCGCAGCGCGGAGCGGGTGGTCAACGGTCTGATGCGGTGCGGCATCGGTGTGCGGCTGCTGGAGGACGAGGCCGCGGACCTGGCGCTGCCGCCGGCGGTCGAGCTGGTCGCTGAGATCGGCCCCGGGTCCGTGCAGGGCTGCGAGCTGATCATCGTCCTGGGCGGCGACGGGACGCTGCTGCGGGGCGCGGAGTTCGCCCGCGCCTCCGGGGTGCCCATGCTCGGCGTCAACCTCGGGCGGGTCGGCTTCCTCGCCGAGGCCGAGCGGGACGACCTGGACAAGGTCGTGGACCGGGTCGTCACCAAGGAGTACGAGGTCGAGGAGCGGATGACCCTCGACGTGCTGGTGCGCAACGAGGGCCACATCGTGCACACCGACTGGGCGCTGAACGAGGCGTCGGTGGAGAAGGCGTCACGGGAGCGGGTGCTGGAGGTCGTCACCGAGGTCGACGGGCGGCCGGTGTCCGGGTTCGGCGGCGACGGGGTGGTGTGCGCGACCCCGACCGGGTCGACCGCGTACGCCTTCTCCGCCGGCGGCCCGGTGGTCTGGCCCGAGGTCGAGGCGCTGCTGATGGTGCCGATCAGCGCCCACGCCCTCTTCGCCAAGCCCCTGGTGACCTCGCCCCGGTCGGTGCTCGCCGTCGAGGTGCACCCGCAGTCGCAGCACGGGGTGCTGTGGTGCGACGGCCGCCGGATGGTCGAGCTGGCGCCGGGCGCCCGGGTGGAGGTGCGGCGCGGGGCGGTGCCGGTACGGCTGGCGCGGCTGCACCACGCCTCCTTCACGGACCGGCTGGTCGCGAAGTTCGCGCTGCCGGTGGCGGGGTGGCGCGGGGCCGCCCGATAGCGGCTCGGGCGGGCACGCTCCGCCCTCCCGGCCGGTTGCCGGACCTCGCGAATCACTACGGCGTGTCGCGCCCCTTCGCGGGTACCCCTGTGCGTACGGTCAGCCGGCCGGGGGAGTGGCGGAGGGCTCGCTCGCGCGCCCGCCGCGGGGAGGCCGGCAGGCAGGCGGGGACGCCCCGCGGGCCGGCGGCCGCGCGGGCCGCGGGGTGCCGGAACGGGGCGGGCGTCGCGCGGGGTGCCGTGAACCTCGTATGGTCGTATCCGTGTTGGAGGAAATGCGCATCCGCTCGCTCGGAGTCATCGAGGACGCCGTGGTGGAACTGTCCCCCGGCTTCACCGCGGTGACGGGTGAGACCGGTGCCGGCAAGACCATGGTCGTCACCAGCCTCGGCCTGCTCCTGGGCGGCCGGGCCGACCCCGCCCTGGTGCGGATCGGCGCCAAGCAGGCCGTGGTCGAGGGGCGCGTCGCCCTCGGCCCGGGCGCCCGCGCGGCCGTCCGCGCCGAGGAGGCCGGGGCCGAGCTGGACGACGGCGCGCTGCTCATCAGCCGTACCGTCTCCGCCGAGGGCCGCTCCCGCGCCCATGTCGGCGGCCGCGGCGTGCCCGTCGGGCTGCTCGGTGAGCTGGCCGACGACCTCGTGGCCGTGCACGGCCAGACGGACCAGCAGGGACTGCTGCGGCCCGCCCGGCAGCGCGAGGCGCTGGACCGCTACGCCGGCGACGCCGTCGACGTGCCGCTGGCGAGGTACGCCGCCTCGTACCGCCGGCTGCGGGAGGTCGCACGGGAGTACGAGGAGCTGACCACCCGCGCCCGCGAGCGCGCCCAGGAGGCCGACCTGCTGCGGTTCGGCGTCGAGGAGATCGCGGCAGCCGAACCGCTGCCGGGCGAGGACGCCGAACTGGCGGCCGAGGCGGAGCGCCTGGGGCACGCCGAGGCGCTCGCCTCCGCCGCCACCGCCGCCCACGCCGCGCTGGCCGGCAACCCCGAGGACCCCGAGGGCGTGGACGCCGGCACCGTCGTGGCCGCCGCCCAGCGCGCCCTCGACGCGGTCAGCCGCCATGACCCGGTGCTCCGCGACCTCGCCGCCCGGCTCGGCGAGATCGGCATCCTCGTCGGCGACGCGGCCGGCGACCTCGCCGGGTACGCCGCCGACCTGGACGCCGACCCGCTGCGGCTGGCCGCGGTGGAGGAACGGCGCGCCGTCCTCGCCCACCTGGTCCGCAAGTACGGCGCCGAGCCCGGCGCGGAGCTGCGGGGCACCGACGCCGTCCTGGAGTGGGCCCGGCGCGGCGCCGCCCGCCTCGCCGAGCTGGAAGGCGACGACGACCGCGTCGCCGGCCTCGCCGCCGAGCACGACGCGCTGCGCACCGAGCTGTCCGGCCTCGGCCAGGCCCTCAGCGACGCCCGGACGGAGGCCGCCGAGCGGTTCGCCGCCGCCGTCACCGCCGAGCTGGCCGAGCTGGCCATGCCGCACGCCCGGGTGACCGTGGCGATCCGGCAGACCGAGGCCGCGGACGCCGAGGCGGGCATCGACATCGGCGGCCGCGCCGTCGCCTACGGCCCCACCGGCGCCGACGAGGTCGAGCTCCAGCTGGCCCCGCACCCCGGCGCGCAGCCCCGGCCCATCGCCAAGGGCGCCTCCGGCGGTGAGCTGTCGCGGGTGATGCTCGCCGTCGAGGTGGTGTTCGCGGGCACCGCGCCGGTGCCGACCTACCTCTTCGACGAGGTCGACGCCGGCGTCGGAGGCAAGGCCGCGGTCGAGGTGGGGCGGCGGCTGGCCCGGCTGGCCAGGACCGCGCAGGTCGTCGTGGTCACCCATCTGCCGCAGGTCGCCGCGTTCGCCGACCGGCAGCTGCTGGTGGAGAAGACCAACGACGGGTCGGTGACCCGCAGCGGGGTGTCCGTGCTGGAGGGGGAGGACCGGGTACGCGAGCTGTCCAGGATGCTCGCCGGCCTGGAGGATTCCGAACTCGGCCGCGCCCACGCCGAGGAACTGCTCGCGGCCGCCAAGGCCGCGCGCTGAGGACGCTCCGGCCGCGTCTCCGCCGCGGTCGGGGCAGCCCGCTCCGGACGGCGCGGGCGCGGCACGCGGGCCGACCAGGGAGGCCGGAGAAGTGAGCAGAAGCGGGCACGTGTCGGTGGGGGCCGCGGCCGCCGCCGCGACCAGGGCCGCCTACGTCCAGTTGCGCCGCCGGCCCCCGGTGGAGCCGAGGTTGTGGCAGCGCACCAACTACGCCGGCCGGGGGGTCGAGCTCTACGGCGGTCTGGCCGCCGCCGCGGGTGCCGCCACCGCGATGGCCGCCGCCCGCGGGGTGAGCGGCAGGGTCCGGCTCGCCGCCGTGGGCGCGGTGCTCGCGGCCGCTGTCTGCGGCGCCTACGACGACCAGAAGGGCTCACCCCGCGAGCGGGGCTTCGCCGCCCACCTGCGGGCGCTGCGCGACCGCCGGCTGACCTCGGGCGGCGTCAAACTGCTGGGCATCGGTGCGGCCGCCGCGGCCGCGGGTGCCGCCCTCAAGGCCCGCCCGCTGGACCGGGCGCTGGCCGGCGTGGTCATCGCCGGCACGGCCCACGCGGTGAACCTGCTGGACGTGGTGCCGGGCCGGGCCGCCAAGGCGGTCATCACCGCCGGGCTGCCCGGCCTGCTGCGGCGCGGCCCCGGAGCGGTGCTCGCCTCCGCGCCGGTGGGCGCCGCAGCGGCCGTGCTCGGCGACGACCTGGACGAGCGGACCATGCTCGGCGACGCCGGCGCGCACGCCCTGGGCGCCGCCCTCGGCGCGGCCCTCGCCCTGGCCGACCGGCGGCCCGCGCTGCTGCTGCACGCCGCCACCGTCGTCGCCTTCGCCGTGGCAGGCGACCGGGTCGGCCGGCGAAGCCTGTGGAACGCCCGCGGGTTGCGGCACTTCGACACCTGGGGACGCAGATATCACCCGTACGGGTGATCGGCCCCTGGGGGAGCGGGTCCGATGCCGTACGAAGCGGTCGGGGCGGGGCCGGGGACTGGCATCCTGGGACGGACGCCGCGCCGGCGAACGTTCCCGCCCGCGCGGACGTCGCGTGGACCGCGCGGCTCCCGCCGCACCTCGCCTCAGCCCTGAGCCCGCAAGCCCAGAGCCGTAAGCGCCCGAGCCGTAAACCCCCCATCCCCGATCCTCCCAGCCGCAAGCCCCCGAGCCCTCAAGCCCCGCGAAGACGAAGCCGTACCCGGGACCCCGCCCTTGGCCCACCGTCGGAATCCCGGCCGGGCGCGGCGTCCCCGGGCCGGCCGCTGACCGCCGCCCAGTCAGGAGCCCCAGCCGCGTGAGCAGCACCGACCTCTCCGCCCCGGGACAGCTGCACGCCGTGCACGTGCTCGGCACGGTGGCGGGGGCGCACGTCAGCTCCCTGGTCGGCGGGCTGGTGGCACGCGGGGTG from Actinacidiphila yeochonensis CN732 encodes the following:
- a CDS encoding TlyA family RNA methyltransferase, encoding MARRRLDAELVRRSLARSREHASQLIAAGRVTVGGATATKPATQVETSAALVVAEDLDAPEYVSRGGHKLAGALEAFVPRGLAVAGRRALDAGASTGGFTDVLLRAGVAEVVAVDVGYGQLAWSLQSDPRVVVKDRTNVRELTPEAIGGRRVDVVVGDLSFIPLGLVLPALVGCAEPDADLVLMVKPQFEVGRERLGSGGVVRSTQLRAESVKKVAGQAAELGLGVLGVTASPLPGPSGNVEYFLWMRSGAPALDPAEADRAVAEGPR
- a CDS encoding FecCD family ABC transporter permease, translating into MRAGGWALAVERRALLVGVLLLVVALAVSVVLIGTGDYHIAPVDVLRSLVGRGDPGQDFIVRQLRLPRVIVALLVGASLGMSGAAFQTVTRNPLGSPDVVGFGQGSAVGALIVIVLLKGSSYEVALGAVAGGLITGLAVYLLAWKRGVNGYRLVLIGIGGSAVLTAVNSYLLVKADFVDAARAEVWIAGSLDGREWSQVWPLVVACAVLMPLLLTQGRALRITEMGDDTARALGVRTERTRLVVVLASVLLTASATAAAGPIAFIALTAPQLARRLTRSPGVSLLPSALMGAVLLVAADWAAQRAFGSGQVPVGVPTAVLGGGYLLWLLVSERRAGRV
- a CDS encoding sterol-binding protein — its product is MATLEECRAALDVLSANLATAQEGVRQAVQLDRSLSCRITDLDTTFTGRLARGGIHDVAAVPGVPADRAQIRLEMTGDDLVDLVAGRLDFAKAWGSGRVRVQAGLRDVLRLRSLL
- a CDS encoding ABC transporter ATP-binding protein — its product is MIRQSDRSTQRVGAQPVPSTGSRLLAEQVTLAYDQRVVAENLSVAIPDRSFTVIVGPNACGKSTLLRALARLLRPAEGRVLLDGRAIGSQPAKNVARTLGLLPQSSVAPDGITVSGLVARGRYPHQGLLRQWSPDDERIVQESMAATGVAELADRHVDELSGGQRQRVWIAMALAQQTPLLLLDEPTTYLDIQHQIDVLDLCADLHEQHGRTLVAVLHDLNQAARYASHIIAMRDGRVAAEGRPADVITAELVEEVFRVRCRVVEDPETGTPLVVPAARRRPGAGTATPDGTPAAAAPAAAVPATAASAAAARPEGPPAP
- the recN gene encoding DNA repair protein RecN, yielding MVVSVLEEMRIRSLGVIEDAVVELSPGFTAVTGETGAGKTMVVTSLGLLLGGRADPALVRIGAKQAVVEGRVALGPGARAAVRAEEAGAELDDGALLISRTVSAEGRSRAHVGGRGVPVGLLGELADDLVAVHGQTDQQGLLRPARQREALDRYAGDAVDVPLARYAASYRRLREVAREYEELTTRARERAQEADLLRFGVEEIAAAEPLPGEDAELAAEAERLGHAEALASAATAAHAALAGNPEDPEGVDAGTVVAAAQRALDAVSRHDPVLRDLAARLGEIGILVGDAAGDLAGYAADLDADPLRLAAVEERRAVLAHLVRKYGAEPGAELRGTDAVLEWARRGAARLAELEGDDDRVAGLAAEHDALRTELSGLGQALSDARTEAAERFAAAVTAELAELAMPHARVTVAIRQTEAADAEAGIDIGGRAVAYGPTGADEVELQLAPHPGAQPRPIAKGASGGELSRVMLAVEVVFAGTAPVPTYLFDEVDAGVGGKAAVEVGRRLARLARTAQVVVVTHLPQVAAFADRQLLVEKTNDGSVTRSGVSVLEGEDRVRELSRMLAGLEDSELGRAHAEELLAAAKAAR
- a CDS encoding NAD kinase; translation: MVPVQSQAQEESGAARTVFLLTHTGRESAVRSAERVVNGLMRCGIGVRLLEDEAADLALPPAVELVAEIGPGSVQGCELIIVLGGDGTLLRGAEFARASGVPMLGVNLGRVGFLAEAERDDLDKVVDRVVTKEYEVEERMTLDVLVRNEGHIVHTDWALNEASVEKASRERVLEVVTEVDGRPVSGFGGDGVVCATPTGSTAYAFSAGGPVVWPEVEALLMVPISAHALFAKPLVTSPRSVLAVEVHPQSQHGVLWCDGRRMVELAPGARVEVRRGAVPVRLARLHHASFTDRLVAKFALPVAGWRGAAR